Proteins from a single region of Candidatus Cetobacterium colombiensis:
- a CDS encoding L-lactate MFS transporter, which translates to MKRRESYIIIGLIMFLCMGTIYSWGVFQRPLVKILEQAGGKHISSTMAGMPYTVFLFFYAFSMPVAGLFIKKVNPKGLSILGSFLIALAWILAGFAESIEFIIATYGILGGIGVGIVYGIPMAIVAEWFPDKKGFAVGLTLLGFGLSPFLTAPLAGELIAVFGVFSTFKILGILFFIVLTLLSLFLKFPNGNEKQNDKKNVETLKELKPKEMLKTSKFYALWICYTIGAFCGLMIIGISSSYAQEVIKITPLKAAFFTSFFAVFNGIGRPLFGIITDKLGSKNAITVSYLSIIFAGVISILFKSNIVAFTLAFSIMWLNLGGWLAIAPASTINIFGKLNYSSNYGILFTAYGIGAISQGFIGGYFRETFGSYIYIFYPIVIACIIGLIIARIFIKDN; encoded by the coding sequence ATGAAGAGAAGAGAAAGCTACATCATAATAGGCTTAATAATGTTTTTATGTATGGGAACGATTTATTCCTGGGGAGTTTTTCAAAGACCTTTAGTAAAAATTTTAGAACAAGCTGGTGGGAAACATATTTCCTCAACAATGGCAGGGATGCCATATACGGTATTTTTATTTTTTTATGCATTTAGTATGCCTGTAGCAGGGTTATTTATAAAAAAAGTAAATCCTAAAGGTTTATCAATATTAGGATCATTTTTAATAGCATTAGCTTGGATTTTAGCTGGATTTGCTGAAAGTATCGAATTTATAATTGCAACTTATGGTATTTTAGGTGGAATAGGAGTAGGTATTGTTTATGGTATTCCTATGGCTATTGTAGCAGAATGGTTTCCTGATAAAAAAGGATTTGCAGTAGGCTTAACACTTTTAGGATTTGGTCTTTCACCGTTTTTAACAGCACCTTTAGCAGGTGAGTTAATAGCAGTATTTGGAGTATTTTCAACTTTTAAAATTTTAGGAATTTTATTTTTTATAGTTCTTACTCTGTTATCTTTATTTTTAAAATTTCCAAATGGAAATGAAAAACAAAATGATAAAAAAAATGTAGAAACATTAAAGGAATTAAAACCTAAAGAGATGTTAAAAACTTCAAAATTCTATGCTTTATGGATATGTTATACTATTGGAGCTTTTTGTGGACTAATGATAATTGGTATTTCAAGTTCTTATGCTCAAGAAGTTATAAAGATAACTCCTTTAAAGGCAGCATTTTTTACTTCATTCTTTGCTGTTTTCAATGGTATTGGTAGACCTTTATTTGGAATTATAACAGATAAGTTAGGATCTAAAAATGCTATCACAGTATCATATTTAAGTATAATTTTTGCTGGAGTTATATCAATATTATTTAAATCTAATATTGTTGCTTTTACTTTGGCTTTTTCAATAATGTGGTTGAATTTAGGTGGGTGGCTTGCTATTGCTCCAGCTTCAACTATAAATATTTTTGGAAAACTTAATTACAGTTCAAATTATGGTATTTTATTTACAGCTTATGGAATAGGAGCTATTAGTCAAGGATTTATAGGAGGATATTTCAGAGAAACATTTGGTTCTTATATTTATATTTTCTATCCAATTGTAATTGCTTGTATAATAGGGCTGATTATAGCAAGAATTTTTATAAAAGATAATTAA
- a CDS encoding BCCT family transporter, with protein sequence MEKYKDLSLSDIDEKTKILKKLSLKENKIFYTTFLIIFVILSIIGWDKVKFEKVTTNLLDSIITNFGFLYLIIVLIIALVCLFLCCSSYGNIKLGKDNSKPEYSNLSWFSMLFSAGMGVGLVFFGVAEPMTHYVYPVGIEGGTKEAIDFAFKTSFFHWGIHPWAIYSFLALAMAYFQFRKGEKGLVSSLFSPILKGKSYERKIKDSIDVIAILATITGVATTLGLGALQINSGLNHLFNIPNSITSQIIIIAVVTVIFIASALGSLDKGIKTLSNINVFISILLLLMVIVLGPTISIFNVFSENLGNYLNNFLKISLKTNSFGDNKWMSAWTIFYWSNWVAWTPFVGTFIARISKGRTIREFVIGVVVIPSIVSFVWFSAFGTLGITLGKEFATVAVENTETALFLVFAKYKFGALMSGIAILLLGSFFVTSADSATYVLGMMSSDGDLNPPTYKKLIWGIAQSLLAIALIFAGGLNMLKTASIIIAFPLLILFPIMIFTMFYSLKRDMYIKKQIALRNELRKMSLEEISDLSDAIKSLKK encoded by the coding sequence ATGGAGAAATACAAAGACCTATCTTTATCTGATATTGATGAAAAAACAAAAATTTTAAAAAAACTATCACTGAAAGAAAATAAAATCTTTTACACAACGTTTTTAATTATTTTTGTCATTTTATCAATTATTGGATGGGACAAAGTTAAATTTGAAAAAGTTACAACGAACCTGTTAGATTCTATAATAACTAATTTTGGTTTTCTCTACTTAATCATCGTTCTAATAATTGCGCTAGTTTGTTTATTTTTATGTTGTAGTAGCTATGGAAATATTAAACTAGGAAAGGATAATTCCAAGCCTGAGTATTCAAATCTCTCTTGGTTTTCCATGCTTTTTTCTGCAGGTATGGGAGTTGGACTTGTTTTCTTTGGAGTTGCCGAGCCAATGACTCACTATGTTTATCCAGTAGGAATAGAAGGTGGAACAAAAGAAGCAATTGACTTTGCTTTTAAAACATCATTTTTTCACTGGGGGATTCATCCATGGGCTATTTATAGTTTTTTAGCTTTAGCGATGGCATACTTTCAGTTTAGAAAAGGAGAAAAAGGTTTAGTGAGCTCATTATTTTCACCTATTTTAAAAGGAAAGTCCTATGAAAGAAAAATTAAAGACTCAATAGATGTAATTGCAATATTAGCTACAATTACTGGGGTTGCAACAACTTTAGGATTAGGAGCTTTACAAATAAACAGTGGATTAAATCATCTATTTAATATACCTAATAGTATTACTAGTCAAATAATTATAATAGCTGTTGTAACTGTTATATTTATAGCATCAGCTTTAGGATCTTTAGATAAAGGAATAAAAACTTTATCCAATATAAATGTTTTCATATCTATTTTGCTACTTTTAATGGTAATTGTTTTAGGACCTACAATTTCAATATTTAATGTATTTTCGGAAAACTTAGGAAATTATTTAAATAACTTTTTAAAGATAAGTTTAAAAACAAATAGTTTTGGAGATAATAAATGGATGTCTGCATGGACAATATTTTATTGGTCGAATTGGGTTGCATGGACACCTTTTGTGGGAACTTTTATAGCTAGAATATCTAAGGGAAGAACGATTAGAGAATTTGTTATAGGAGTCGTTGTAATACCATCAATTGTTTCATTTGTTTGGTTTTCAGCATTTGGAACTTTGGGAATAACTTTAGGAAAAGAGTTTGCTACAGTTGCAGTTGAAAATACAGAGACAGCTTTATTCTTAGTTTTTGCAAAATATAAATTTGGAGCTTTAATGAGCGGAATAGCAATACTTTTACTAGGCTCATTTTTCGTAACTTCTGCAGATTCAGCTACATATGTTTTAGGTATGATGAGTTCAGATGGAGATTTAAACCCTCCAACTTATAAAAAATTAATATGGGGAATTGCTCAATCGCTGTTAGCAATAGCATTAATTTTTGCTGGCGGATTGAATATGTTAAAAACAGCTTCAATTATAATTGCTTTTCCACTGTTGATACTTTTTCCAATAATGATATTTACAATGTTTTACTCTTTAAAAAGAGATATGTATATAAAAAAACAGATAGCATTAAGAAACGAACTTAGAAAAATGTCTTTAGAGGAGATTAGTGATCTCTCAGATGCTATAAAAAGTTTAAAAAAATAA